From one Mucilaginibacter inviolabilis genomic stretch:
- a CDS encoding tRNA-binding protein — protein MDTITWHDFEQVELRIGTILEATAFPEARKPAYKVRVDFGEFGIKWSSAQITKHYTLDELPGRQIIGVINFPKKQIGKFMSEFLVTGFADENGDIVLAAVDKPVPNGSKLI, from the coding sequence ATGGATACGATTACCTGGCACGATTTTGAGCAAGTAGAGCTCCGGATCGGAACCATCCTTGAAGCAACAGCATTTCCCGAAGCCCGTAAACCGGCCTATAAGGTCAGGGTTGATTTTGGTGAATTTGGTATCAAATGGTCAAGCGCGCAGATTACTAAACATTATACTTTAGACGAATTGCCTGGTCGCCAGATCATCGGCGTGATCAATTTTCCCAAAAAACAGATCGGTAAATTTATGTCGGAGTTTTTGGTAACCGGCTTTGCCGACGAAAATGGCGACATTGTTTTAGCCGCTGTAGATAAACCCGTGCCTAACGGCAGCAAATTAATTTAG
- a CDS encoding ligase-associated DNA damage response DEXH box helicase: MTSKGQQVIQQWYRQKNWQQFPFQQEMEAAYLSGYSGLLNAPTGSGKTFALFLPFLAGFINQNPDTYTSKKNNGLLMLWITPLRALTNDIRKAMQEACDEIGLPWHIATRTGDTPAAEKQALKKKLPEVLLTTPESLHLMLAQKEYPKMFAGLQVVVIDEWHELLGTKRGVQVELGLSKLKILGAGGGERGAGNDVSGSSFEERGTGNENKTASKNSDSNLAPRSPSPEPRAPLRIWGISATIGNLEQAAEVLLGNDFPPGRVKMVRANLDKKLDIRSIIPKNIENYSWAGHIGLKLLPEVMEIVARSKTTLIFTNTRSQSEIWYHAILDNYPEYAGIMAMHHGSLDNKLRNWVEQALHAEALKLVVCTSSLDLGVDFRPVDTVVQVGSPKGVARFMQRAGRSGHHPGAVSRAYFVPTHSLELLEGAALKEAIKKGIFESRDPMLLTMDVLIQYMVTLAVSDGFKAEELFNEVKTTYAFADLSRNEFGQLLDFITSGGKTLAQYDEFLKVEVEDGLYKVNNRRVAMRHRLSIGTITSELSVRVKWLSGGSLGTIEESFISRLKPGNTFWFAGRSLEFIRVKEMTAYVKKSNSTKGIIPSWNGGRMPLSSQLAAVFRDKLDEVAHGVEKDEEVIALKPLFNLQQQLSHLPQSHEFLIESFKSREGHHLLFYPFEGRLVHEGMASLLAFRISKIKSASFSIAMNDYGFELLTDEDVPIEQVLEDASFFSIDNLLDDIQHSLNANEMARRRFRDIAHIGGLVFTGYPGQPVKNRHLQASTSLLFEVFTEYEPDNLLVRQAYNEALAFQLEEFRLRAALQRIATQTIILKNIERPTPFAFPIMVDSLGRERLTTETLEERIAKMARSYGTEGFAEPTERKPRKPGITRKKGF, from the coding sequence ATGACATCAAAAGGCCAACAGGTTATACAGCAGTGGTACAGGCAAAAAAACTGGCAGCAATTCCCTTTTCAGCAGGAAATGGAAGCTGCCTATCTATCAGGTTACTCCGGTTTGCTCAACGCGCCTACCGGTAGCGGCAAAACTTTCGCCTTGTTCCTGCCTTTCCTGGCCGGTTTTATCAATCAAAATCCCGATACCTATACCAGCAAAAAAAATAACGGTTTGCTTATGTTGTGGATAACGCCGCTGCGTGCGCTTACCAACGATATCCGCAAGGCCATGCAGGAAGCCTGCGACGAAATAGGCCTGCCCTGGCACATTGCCACCCGCACCGGCGATACCCCAGCCGCCGAAAAACAGGCCCTCAAGAAAAAACTACCCGAAGTACTGCTCACCACGCCCGAAAGTCTGCACCTGATGCTAGCCCAAAAGGAATATCCAAAAATGTTCGCCGGCTTACAGGTAGTCGTGATCGACGAATGGCACGAGCTCCTGGGCACCAAACGAGGCGTACAGGTGGAGCTGGGATTGTCGAAGTTGAAAATTTTGGGTGCGGGAGGCGGGGAGCGAGGTGCGGGAAATGATGTTTCAGGCTCGAGTTTCGAGGAACGAGGTACGGGAAATGAAAATAAAACGGCGTCGAAAAACTCCGACTCAAACCTCGCGCCTCGCTCCCCGAGCCCCGAACCTCGAGCCCCGCTTCGCATCTGGGGTATCAGCGCTACCATTGGTAACCTGGAGCAGGCGGCCGAAGTTTTGTTAGGTAATGATTTTCCACCCGGTCGTGTTAAAATGGTGCGGGCCAATCTGGATAAAAAGCTGGATATCCGGTCGATCATTCCTAAAAATATTGAGAACTATTCCTGGGCGGGGCATATCGGCTTAAAACTGTTACCCGAGGTAATGGAGATAGTAGCCCGCAGCAAAACCACGCTTATATTTACCAATACCCGCTCGCAATCCGAGATTTGGTATCATGCCATCCTGGATAACTACCCCGAATACGCGGGGATCATGGCTATGCATCATGGCTCGCTGGATAATAAGCTGCGTAACTGGGTGGAGCAGGCACTGCATGCTGAAGCTTTAAAACTGGTGGTATGCACTTCCAGTCTGGATCTGGGTGTCGATTTTAGACCCGTTGACACCGTGGTGCAGGTAGGCAGCCCCAAAGGCGTGGCCCGGTTTATGCAGCGTGCCGGCCGTAGCGGTCACCATCCCGGCGCGGTATCCCGGGCCTATTTTGTGCCCACACACTCCCTCGAACTATTGGAAGGCGCCGCTCTTAAAGAAGCCATCAAAAAAGGCATTTTTGAAAGCCGCGACCCGATGCTGCTCACCATGGATGTGCTCATCCAATATATGGTTACCCTGGCCGTATCCGACGGCTTCAAGGCCGAGGAATTGTTTAACGAAGTAAAAACCACCTATGCCTTTGCCGATCTTAGCCGCAATGAGTTTGGCCAGTTGTTGGATTTTATCACCAGTGGCGGCAAAACCCTGGCGCAATATGATGAGTTTTTAAAGGTAGAGGTAGAGGATGGCCTGTACAAAGTAAACAATCGCCGTGTGGCTATGCGCCATCGCCTCAGCATAGGCACCATTACCAGCGAACTCAGCGTACGCGTAAAGTGGCTCAGCGGCGGCAGTCTGGGTACTATCGAAGAATCATTTATATCCCGCTTAAAACCGGGTAACACCTTCTGGTTCGCGGGGCGTAGCCTGGAGTTTATCCGGGTAAAGGAGATGACGGCTTATGTTAAAAAATCAAACTCCACCAAAGGCATTATCCCCAGTTGGAACGGTGGCCGCATGCCCTTATCGTCGCAACTGGCGGCAGTGTTCAGGGATAAGCTGGATGAGGTAGCGCATGGGGTAGAAAAGGACGAAGAAGTAATCGCGCTGAAACCGCTGTTCAATCTGCAGCAACAGCTTTCGCACCTGCCTCAGAGTCATGAGTTTTTGATCGAGTCGTTCAAATCGCGCGAGGGGCACCACCTGTTATTTTATCCTTTTGAAGGGCGACTGGTGCATGAAGGTATGGCATCGCTGCTGGCCTTCCGTATCAGCAAAATAAAATCCGCCAGTTTCTCTATCGCCATGAACGATTATGGTTTTGAGCTATTGACCGATGAAGATGTGCCCATTGAACAAGTATTGGAAGATGCCAGTTTTTTTTCGATAGATAACCTGCTGGATGATATCCAGCACAGTCTTAATGCCAACGAAATGGCCCGTCGCCGCTTCAGGGATATCGCTCACATTGGTGGCTTGGTATTTACCGGCTATCCCGGTCAGCCGGTAAAAAACAGGCACTTACAGGCATCCACATCACTACTGTTCGAAGTATTTACCGAATATGAGCCCGATAATCTGCTGGTACGGCAGGCCTATAATGAAGCCCTTGCTTTTCAACTGGAAGAGTTCAGGCTAAGGGCAGCACTACAGCGCATCGCCACACAAACTATCATCCTTAAAAACATCGAACGCCCAACCCCTTTCGCGTTCCCCATTATGGTTGACAGCCTGGGCCGGGAACGACTCACCACCGAAACCCTCGAAGAGCGCATTGCCAAAATGGCCCGCAGCTACGGCACCGAAGGTTTTGCCGAGCCCACCGAACGCAAACCCCGCAAACCGGGAATTACCAGGAAGAAGGGGTTTTAG
- a CDS encoding M16 family metallopeptidase: MNLNLKLSAIALALVITSGGAIAQVKKKPAASAKNKPAAAQEAVKGNLLPVDNQVIIGKLPNGLTYYIRKNVEPKNKAELYLVNKAGSVLETDDQQGLAHFTEHMAFNGTRDFPKNQMVDYLQKSGVKFGADLNAYTSFNETVYQLPIPSDTVKIFENGFKILANWAGYVSFDPSEIDKERGVVLEEERLRGKNAQERLQLQTLPVLLNNSRYALRLPIGKEDILKNFKPETIKSFYHDWYRPDLQAVIAVGDFDPKRVEELIKQNFSQLQNPAGEKPRTKYAVPPTPGTAVKIATDKEFPYTLAQIVVKHPGAPTKTTTDYMQQIREQLFNQMLNARLGELLQKPNPPFLYGRSSYGDFIGEQDAFTSIAVSKPGELEAAVKAVVAETERARKFGFTLTELERAKQDALVGIGNAYKERDKTRSVNFVREYQQNFLTGEAIPGIEFEYNFYVNNIGKITLAEMNALAGKFISDQNRVVIVEGPDKDKDKLPDEKTILQWIASAGQNITAYVDNVSSDPLMSKLPDGSAVTNEVKDEAIGTTTLTLGNGVKVVLKPTDFRNDQILINGYSFGGTSLANDDDFTSANLAAPIISSSGIAQFNQGQLDKKLAGKNVNISPYISEYAQGINGNSSPADFETAMQLVYLYFTQPRKDKDIWQSQIDQTRSLLANRGLDPVNVFQDTVSAVLSNHNFRSMVTTIDRLNKATLDKAYSFYKSRFADASGFTFTLVGNFNVETIKPFLIHYLGALPSTNSNENYKNLEIHPPAGIINTTVNKGVGEKSSVQLVFSGDYDYNDANNLQMDALEEVLNIKLIERLREQESGVYAPGVRASYHKIPGGRYSIAIYFGCAPENVDKLINATIEEIGKIKQNGAQPTDIQKFVAKEARSTQEQLKENFFWASYLASTSQNKENPDQILNHVNSLEQVTVQSTKDAANKYLSGKNYIKLVLMPEKTEKK, translated from the coding sequence ATGAATTTAAACCTAAAGCTTTCTGCGATTGCCCTGGCGTTAGTAATTACCTCCGGAGGCGCCATTGCTCAAGTAAAAAAGAAACCGGCCGCATCGGCAAAAAATAAACCGGCTGCTGCACAAGAGGCCGTGAAAGGCAATCTGCTACCAGTTGATAATCAGGTGATCATCGGCAAACTGCCCAACGGTTTAACTTATTATATCCGCAAGAACGTAGAGCCTAAGAACAAAGCCGAACTATACCTGGTGAACAAAGCCGGATCGGTTCTGGAAACCGACGATCAACAGGGTCTGGCCCACTTTACCGAGCACATGGCCTTTAACGGCACCCGTGATTTCCCGAAGAATCAGATGGTTGATTATCTCCAAAAATCGGGTGTAAAATTTGGTGCTGACCTGAATGCCTATACTTCCTTTAATGAAACGGTATATCAGCTGCCTATTCCGTCTGATACCGTTAAAATATTCGAGAACGGCTTTAAAATACTGGCCAACTGGGCCGGTTACGTAAGCTTTGACCCCAGCGAAATTGATAAAGAACGTGGCGTGGTGCTGGAAGAAGAGCGCCTTCGCGGTAAAAACGCGCAGGAGCGTTTACAGCTGCAAACCTTACCGGTACTCCTCAATAATTCGCGCTATGCTTTGCGTTTGCCTATAGGTAAAGAGGATATATTGAAGAATTTTAAGCCCGAAACTATCAAAAGCTTTTACCACGATTGGTATCGTCCCGATTTGCAGGCGGTAATAGCCGTGGGCGATTTTGATCCTAAACGTGTGGAAGAATTGATTAAACAAAATTTTTCGCAGCTGCAAAATCCTGCCGGCGAAAAACCACGCACCAAATATGCCGTACCGCCAACACCTGGCACTGCGGTTAAAATAGCTACCGATAAAGAGTTTCCGTACACTCTGGCTCAGATCGTTGTAAAACATCCGGGAGCACCCACCAAAACCACTACCGATTATATGCAGCAAATACGCGAGCAATTATTTAACCAGATGCTAAACGCGCGTTTAGGTGAGTTGCTGCAAAAGCCAAACCCGCCATTTTTATATGGCCGCTCCAGCTATGGTGATTTTATTGGCGAACAAGACGCGTTTACCTCTATCGCCGTATCTAAACCCGGTGAACTGGAAGCTGCTGTTAAAGCCGTAGTTGCCGAAACCGAACGCGCACGTAAATTTGGCTTTACACTTACTGAACTGGAACGCGCCAAACAAGACGCACTGGTAGGTATTGGTAATGCTTATAAAGAACGCGATAAAACCCGTTCGGTAAATTTTGTACGCGAATACCAGCAAAACTTTTTAACCGGCGAGGCGATACCAGGTATTGAATTTGAATACAATTTTTATGTTAATAACATTGGCAAAATAACCCTTGCCGAAATGAACGCCCTGGCCGGCAAATTCATCAGCGATCAAAACCGCGTGGTGATTGTGGAGGGGCCTGATAAGGATAAAGACAAACTGCCCGATGAAAAAACCATTTTGCAATGGATAGCCTCGGCAGGGCAAAATATAACGGCTTATGTGGATAATGTATCATCCGACCCGTTGATGAGCAAACTGCCTGACGGAAGTGCCGTTACCAACGAGGTGAAGGATGAAGCCATCGGCACTACCACGCTTACCTTAGGCAATGGTGTAAAAGTAGTTTTAAAACCTACCGATTTCCGTAACGACCAGATCCTGATCAACGGCTATTCTTTTGGCGGTACATCACTGGCTAATGACGATGATTTTACTTCGGCCAACCTGGCGGCTCCTATAATAAGCAGCAGCGGTATTGCCCAGTTTAATCAAGGCCAGCTGGATAAAAAGCTTGCCGGTAAAAACGTAAACATTTCACCTTACATAAGCGAATATGCTCAGGGTATCAATGGAAACTCATCACCAGCAGATTTTGAAACAGCCATGCAGCTTGTTTACCTGTATTTTACTCAGCCACGTAAGGATAAGGATATCTGGCAATCGCAAATTGATCAGACCCGGTCGTTGCTGGCCAATCGCGGTCTTGATCCTGTAAATGTTTTCCAGGATACGGTTTCAGCAGTTTTAAGCAATCATAACTTCAGGTCGATGGTAACCACGATAGATAGGTTAAACAAGGCTACATTAGATAAAGCCTACAGTTTTTATAAAAGCCGTTTTGCCGACGCCAGCGGATTTACCTTTACCCTGGTTGGCAACTTCAATGTAGAAACTATTAAACCATTCCTAATTCATTACTTGGGTGCCCTGCCATCAACCAACAGTAACGAGAACTATAAAAACCTCGAGATACACCCGCCTGCCGGTATCATCAACACTACTGTAAATAAAGGTGTGGGCGAAAAAAGTAGCGTACAATTGGTTTTCAGTGGCGATTATGATTATAACGATGCCAACAACCTGCAAATGGATGCGCTGGAAGAAGTGTTAAATATTAAATTGATAGAGCGCCTGCGTGAGCAGGAAAGCGGCGTATATGCCCCGGGAGTACGTGCTTCTTACCATAAAATTCCAGGCGGCAGGTACAGCATTGCGATTTACTTCGGATGTGCACCTGAAAATGTGGATAAGCTGATCAATGCTACCATCGAAGAAATTGGCAAAATTAAACAAAACGGCGCCCAACCAACAGACATCCAGAAATTTGTAGCCAAAGAAGCCCGTTCAACGCAGGAGCAGTTGAAAGAAAACTTCTTCTGGGCAAGTTACCTGGCGTCAACCTCACAAAACAAAGAGAATCCAGACCAGATCCTGAACCACGTGAATAGCCTGGAGCAGGTGACCGTTCAAAGCACCAAAGATGCCGCCAACAAATATCTGAGCGGTAAAAACTACATCAAACTGGTACTGATGCCAGAAAAAACCGAGAAGAAATAG
- a CDS encoding ankyrin repeat domain-containing protein, with the protein MNEVSTLADALKRNNLEEAKKRIDEGEKLPKNLADYDKEQIYNVLVRERAFELINSLVKDGIIETDIYEYEKFDRSIFEKLFKNLENNETDLSFLTGFVKKLDNINDAVQDKTLLELAFLSSAPIDIIRILVDAGCDIHYKNNYEQNFLYKIIQEYSINEETGLGYLELLIEGGVDPNGGDIVGETPLHLAISKNKKRYIQYLLQNGADPNQQNKDGESPFYAAVVHQVCNAATYNMLKEYASADFDLTNKNGETLLVGAVRMRSRASEDEINLLVSLINDGADVYQTSPYYNYNKSTLDWISERPADVLQAVLETGAVDVGRKDNEGNTLLHRVCAYNVNYDQEAAKHVYRKAKLLIEQGADVNDTNDLDQTPMDLAAQDNLKVKTVELLLKNKA; encoded by the coding sequence ATGAATGAAGTAAGTACACTGGCAGACGCTTTAAAGCGAAACAATCTGGAGGAAGCAAAAAAACGAATAGATGAAGGTGAAAAACTTCCTAAAAACCTGGCAGATTATGATAAGGAGCAAATTTATAATGTGTTGGTAAGAGAACGGGCTTTTGAGCTGATCAACTCGCTGGTGAAAGATGGAATTATAGAGACAGATATTTATGAATACGAGAAATTCGATAGATCCATTTTCGAAAAGCTATTTAAAAACCTGGAAAATAACGAAACCGATCTTAGCTTTTTAACCGGTTTTGTTAAAAAGCTGGATAACATTAACGACGCTGTGCAGGACAAAACCCTGCTGGAGCTTGCTTTTTTAAGCTCGGCACCTATCGATATCATCAGGATACTGGTTGATGCCGGGTGCGATATTCATTATAAAAATAATTACGAACAAAACTTTCTGTATAAAATTATTCAGGAGTATAGCATTAATGAAGAAACCGGGCTAGGCTATCTTGAACTTTTAATTGAGGGAGGAGTGGATCCTAATGGCGGAGATATAGTAGGAGAAACACCGCTGCATTTGGCCATTAGTAAAAACAAGAAAAGGTATATCCAATATCTGCTCCAGAATGGGGCTGACCCTAATCAACAAAATAAAGATGGCGAAAGCCCTTTTTACGCTGCTGTTGTTCACCAGGTTTGCAATGCGGCTACCTATAACATGCTCAAGGAATACGCCTCTGCTGATTTTGATTTGACCAACAAAAACGGGGAAACATTACTGGTGGGCGCTGTACGGATGCGTAGCCGGGCATCAGAAGATGAAATAAATCTCCTGGTGAGTTTGATTAATGACGGGGCGGATGTTTACCAAACCTCGCCTTATTATAACTATAATAAATCGACACTTGACTGGATAAGTGAGCGACCTGCCGATGTTTTACAGGCTGTGCTGGAAACAGGTGCTGTTGATGTTGGACGTAAGGATAATGAGGGTAATACATTGCTGCATAGAGTATGTGCCTATAACGTAAATTATGATCAGGAAGCCGCTAAACACGTTTACCGGAAGGCAAAATTGCTTATTGAACAAGGAGCCGATGTAAACGATACCAATGATCTTGACCAAACGCCTATGGATCTGGCAGCTCAGGATAATCTGAAAGTGAAAACTGTTGAACTATTGTTGAAGAATAAAGCATAG